In the Candidatus Eisenbacteria bacterium genome, CAGCGAGAGAAGGGGGCGCCGCCGCTCCAGAAGAGCCTTCAGGTTGCACGCCCAGATCTCCCGATCTCCGCTCGCCTGCACGCGGGGCGCCGAGAACTCCATATAGGGCCGGTCGAAGGTGTTCACCCGCGCCCCCGCGGTATAGGCGCGGATCGCCTCCGGGTCGAGCATGAAGGCGTCCAGCAGGCGGACCGGATCGCCGAGCCCCACCTCCTCCAGGTCCTCGCGGATCTCCGGAAGTTCACCGAGGCGGTTCGCCACGCGGCCGTAGTCGATCCGCAGGGGGCTGTCGTCGCATTTCCAGCCGAGGAGAAGCGCGTTCCGGGTCAGACAATTGGTTCCGACCCAAACGGTGCTTACGGGAAACACTTCCTGGAATGTGTGGAGGAGCATCTTCATGTCGTCCTCGGTGAGCATGCCGATGGGGAACCAGGAAGACATCATGCCGTCATCGGCGAGCCGACCCCGGCAGGCGGCGAAGTAGTCCCGCGCGTAGAGGTCCGAACTCCCCCGCATCATCGGGTGGACCGAGTCGTTCAGGATCAGGTCGTAGGTTTCCTCCGTGGCGAGCACGTGATTTTTGGCGTCCTCGATCACGATGCGGAGGCGCGGGTCGCGATAGACTTCCTCGTTGATGCGGTGGAAGTAGGGGCCCGCCGCGATCACTTCCGGCGAAATGTCCACGCCGTCGAGTCGCTCGATGGGATGAAGCAGGATCGAGTGGGCCGTTTCGCCGCTGCCGAGGCCGACCTGCATCACCCGGCGCGGATCGGGGTGGAGCAGAAGCGGGATGTGGGCTTGCAGCTTCTGGGTGGTCCGGAGCATCCGCGTGGTTCCCGCCACGTCGGCGCCGTTGATGGAGAGCATGCGGCTGGCGGGCGAGTCGTGAATCGTGACCGTTCCGGTGATCCCCTCCCGGCAGTAGATGATTTCGCCCCCCCTCAGGTTGTAGCCGAAGACGGGGAGAAAGGCGTTCTCCGGAAGGGAGAGGGAGAGGAGGAGAAGCGCCGCGGCGGGGGCCGCCGCCGCCGCGAACGCCCGCGCGCCGGAGAGACGGAAGGAGCGGAGAAGCAGCACGCCCCCGAGAAGTCCGTTGGCGGCGGCGAGAAACACCACCGTGCTTTGCGTCCCCAGGAGCGGAATCAGCAGGAAACCGGCGGCGAAGGACCCGAGCACGGCGCCGACCGTGTTCACCGCGACGATCCGGCCGACCCGTTCGCCGATCTGGCCGATGTCCCGCGCGTAGAGGGTGGAGACGAGGGGAAAGGTCATTCCCATGAGCAGCGTGGGGAGAAAGACCACCAGCACCGCCTCGACGAACTTCACGATCGCAAGACGCTCCCAGCTCGCAACGCGGAAGAGGAGGATCAGCAGATCGCTCACGTGGGGAAAGTGGGCGAGGAGCGCCACCGAGAGAAGCGCCGCCACGCCGATGCCGATCTCCAGCGCGCCGAAGAGGGCGAAGCCGCGGCGGAGGCGGTCGACGCGGGGCGCGAGAATCATGCTCCCCAGAGCGAGACCGAAGAGAAAGACCGACAGCATGATGGTAAAGGCATAAACGGATGCGGAGAGAACGTAGAGGAGCACGCGGGTCCAGGCCACCTCATAGGCCAGGGCGAGAAAACCGCTGATGCCGATGGCGGCGAGGGCGAGGCGCGCGCCGGCGGGGCGGCCCTCCCGACCCCGGACGGCGTCCTCCGCTCCGGCCGGTTTCGCGGCGACCGGGGCGCGGGTCGGGCGGAGCAAGCCCGCGCCGAGGGCGGCAAAACCGATCACGAAATTGACGGCGGCGGCGAGAAAGAGGGTGTGCCTCACGCCCAGGCTCGCGATCAGGAGAAACCCGGCGAGAAGGCATCCCCCCATTGCGCCGAAGGTGTTGATGGCGTAGAGGACGCCCATGCTCCACCCCACGTCATCGCTCGAACGGACCCGGTAGCGAACCAGCACGGGCAGGGTCCCCCCCATTAAGGCGGCCGGTAGGATCAACACGAGGAAGGCGAAGGCGAAGCGGACAAGGCTCATCTCGTAGAAGGAGGGATGGAAGGCGCGGTGAAAGGCGATCAGGAGCTGTTCCGTCCCGGCGAGAGCGGGGAGAAGGAGAATGGTGGAGATTCCGATGCCGATCTCCAGAAGCCCATAAACGCGTAACTCCTAGCCGGCCCGATCGATACGCCGCCCGAGCCACCAGCTTCCGAGGGCGAGCCCGGCCATGAAGGCGGCGAGGACGGAGCTGACGGCCAGGGCGGTGCTGCCGAAAACGACGGAGAAGAGCCTCGTCCAGGCGACTTCGTAGACGAGCCCGGTCGCTCCGGAGAGGAAGAATAGCAGCAATACGAACCGGCGCGGCCGGGGGAGGCCGT is a window encoding:
- a CDS encoding fused MFS/spermidine synthase, with amino-acid sequence MLVRYRVRSSDDVGWSMGVLYAINTFGAMGGCLLAGFLLIASLGVRHTLFLAAAVNFVIGFAALGAGLLRPTRAPVAAKPAGAEDAVRGREGRPAGARLALAAIGISGFLALAYEVAWTRVLLYVLSASVYAFTIMLSVFLFGLALGSMILAPRVDRLRRGFALFGALEIGIGVAALLSVALLAHFPHVSDLLILLFRVASWERLAIVKFVEAVLVVFLPTLLMGMTFPLVSTLYARDIGQIGERVGRIVAVNTVGAVLGSFAAGFLLIPLLGTQSTVVFLAAANGLLGGVLLLRSFRLSGARAFAAAAAPAAALLLLSLSLPENAFLPVFGYNLRGGEIIYCREGITGTVTIHDSPASRMLSINGADVAGTTRMLRTTQKLQAHIPLLLHPDPRRVMQVGLGSGETAHSILLHPIERLDGVDISPEVIAAGPYFHRINEEVYRDPRLRIVIEDAKNHVLATEETYDLILNDSVHPMMRGSSDLYARDYFAACRGRLADDGMMSSWFPIGMLTEDDMKMLLHTFQEVFPVSTVWVGTNCLTRNALLLGWKCDDSPLRIDYGRVANRLGELPEIREDLEEVGLGDPVRLLDAFMLDPEAIRAYTAGARVNTFDRPYMEFSAPRVQASGDREIWACNLKALLERRRPLLSLLENLGDSPEECAAVRACVERRQCASACVLRGLAADLLLEKDAARAAYREALDIYPDDPIAGGLLREAAAMIATLEAAVQAGSRDPQALFKLARHYRGDRRYAEAERLLALLVELRPRHKLAQVELAHVRMQMGDREGAAAAAERAIELDSRIGAAYAIRGRLRAESGDRAGAESDLREAIEKGADFPWAECALGEVLLAEKRSEEAATHFRRALSENPDLAAAREGLSRAEMELASSDAR